A stretch of the Candidatus Jettenia sp. AMX2 genome encodes the following:
- the alr gene encoding alanine racemase codes for MHRPAWVEIDLNALRHNVLAIKKRIGPQVSIIGIVKANAYGHGDYEVSKVLLAGGVDMLGIAIPEEGIQLRTQGIKAPILLLGGVFEEQIDTVIKHDLIPAIYDLKLASLLAKRASDFNKVIKVHIYVDTGMGSIGVKHTGAAEFVKSVKSLKNLFIDGIYTHCSCSDEKESEFTNLQIKRFREVLSSVQALNITVPLIHMANSGAILRYSDAYFTAVRPGLSLYGLYPSEEPVRDIGLKPVMSFKTRIIHIKDMESGDFVGYGRSFKITRFSRIATLPLGYDDGYSRLLSNRGKVIVRGEKASVVGKVCMDQCFADVTDIKGVSVGDEVVLYGTQGQETIPVESVAQQLHTIPYEVTCSIGRRVPRICINDFGVRK; via the coding sequence ATGCACAGACCTGCATGGGTTGAAATTGATTTAAATGCCTTAAGGCACAATGTGCTGGCCATAAAAAAACGGATTGGGCCTCAGGTAAGCATTATAGGTATTGTAAAGGCCAACGCTTATGGCCATGGTGACTACGAAGTAAGCAAAGTTCTTTTGGCAGGCGGGGTTGACATGCTCGGCATAGCAATTCCTGAAGAAGGGATTCAACTGAGAACCCAGGGGATAAAAGCGCCTATATTACTCCTGGGAGGAGTCTTTGAAGAACAGATTGATACAGTTATAAAGCATGATTTGATACCAGCTATCTATGATCTGAAACTTGCCTCTCTTTTGGCGAAGCGGGCATCTGATTTTAATAAGGTCATAAAAGTCCATATCTATGTTGATACAGGTATGGGGAGCATTGGGGTAAAGCATACCGGTGCAGCAGAATTTGTAAAATCGGTAAAAAGTCTGAAAAATCTTTTCATCGACGGCATATATACCCATTGCTCATGTTCTGACGAAAAGGAGTCAGAGTTCACAAATTTACAGATAAAAAGATTTCGCGAGGTACTGTCATCTGTCCAGGCGCTGAATATTACCGTTCCGTTAATTCATATGGCAAATAGTGGCGCAATTCTGAGATATTCTGATGCATACTTCACTGCGGTCAGACCTGGCCTGTCTCTTTACGGATTATATCCTTCCGAAGAGCCGGTAAGGGATATCGGCCTGAAACCTGTGATGTCTTTCAAGACAAGGATTATTCATATTAAAGATATGGAATCGGGGGATTTTGTTGGCTATGGCAGGTCATTTAAAATTACCAGGTTTAGCCGTATTGCAACACTTCCCTTGGGGTATGATGATGGTTACAGCCGTTTGTTGTCAAACAGGGGGAAGGTTATTGTACGGGGTGAAAAGGCATCGGTTGTTGGAAAGGTTTGTATGGATCAGTGTTTTGCGGATGTAACTGATATTAAAGGTGTGTCAGTAGGGGATGAAGTTGTCTTATATGGGACACAAGGTCAGGAAACGATACCAGTGGAATCGGTTGCTCAACAGCTTCACACCATACCGTATGAAGTTACGTGCAGTATCGGCAGGCGTGTGCCCAGAATCTGTATTAACGATTTTGGAGTTCGGAAATAG
- a CDS encoding sigma-54 dependent transcriptional regulator, with translation MKTILVVDDEPGILESFKMILKDNYRVLTASDGLKALEILNKEIVHLIILDLIMPGMHGVDVLKEVNKAYSDVDVIVVTAIKTVQTAIDAMKSGASDYIIKPFDIEEIKLIIEKTLQSRDLSQEVTYLRSEVNKNFEFSNIIGNSQPMKQIFDTIIRVAKSNTPVLLRGESGTGKELIARAIHLQSQRKIKPFVAVSCPNLHDNLLESELFGHEKGAFTNATEKKTGRFELANGGTIFLDEISEMSLSNQAKLLRVLQEYEFIRIGGTKTISIDVRLIAATNVDLKSAITKGLFREDLFYRINVVPIDLPPVRERKEDIPSLIDHYFQKYKVELYSKARRIHPSAMKLLERYHWPGNIRELKNVMERILTLYGDCETILVEHLPLEIRISNYTEPLNISHPVDLPENSSLEEIISRIEKELIEKALLKANGKQTRAAQFLKTTRRVLRYKMGKLGIT, from the coding sequence ATGAAAACCATTTTAGTAGTTGATGATGAACCAGGCATCCTCGAATCATTTAAAATGATATTAAAAGATAATTACAGGGTTCTGACTGCCAGCGATGGTTTGAAGGCATTAGAAATTCTGAACAAAGAAATCGTTCATCTGATAATTCTTGATCTTATAATGCCAGGAATGCACGGCGTGGATGTTCTCAAAGAGGTGAATAAAGCTTATTCCGATGTCGATGTTATCGTAGTTACCGCTATAAAAACTGTTCAAACGGCTATAGATGCCATGAAATCAGGAGCCTCTGATTATATTATAAAACCGTTTGATATTGAGGAAATCAAACTAATTATTGAAAAGACTCTTCAGTCAAGGGATCTTTCACAGGAGGTCACATACCTCCGGTCAGAAGTAAACAAGAATTTTGAGTTCAGTAATATCATCGGGAATAGTCAACCCATGAAACAAATATTCGATACTATTATCAGAGTAGCAAAATCAAATACACCGGTACTCCTAAGGGGTGAAAGCGGCACAGGAAAAGAACTTATTGCGAGGGCAATACATCTGCAGAGTCAAAGAAAGATAAAACCTTTTGTTGCGGTAAGTTGCCCCAATCTGCATGACAACCTCCTGGAAAGTGAATTATTTGGACATGAAAAGGGGGCATTTACGAATGCAACAGAAAAGAAAACAGGCCGGTTTGAACTCGCTAACGGAGGTACAATATTTCTTGATGAAATAAGTGAAATGAGCTTATCCAATCAGGCAAAACTTCTACGGGTTTTGCAGGAATACGAATTCATACGTATAGGCGGAACCAAGACGATCAGCATCGATGTCAGGCTCATCGCAGCAACAAATGTTGACCTCAAATCTGCGATAACCAAAGGATTATTTCGCGAGGACCTATTTTACCGGATAAATGTCGTCCCTATAGATTTACCTCCTGTACGGGAAAGGAAGGAGGATATTCCCTCTCTTATAGATCATTATTTCCAGAAATATAAGGTTGAACTTTATTCAAAGGCCAGAAGGATCCATCCGTCAGCGATGAAACTGTTAGAAAGGTACCACTGGCCCGGGAATATCAGAGAGCTAAAAAATGTTATGGAGAGGATCCTGACCCTTTACGGAGATTGTGAAACCATTCTCGTTGAACATCTACCACTGGAAATCAGAATAAGTAATTATACAGAACCCCTTAATATCTCTCATCCTGTTGATTTACCGGAAAATTCTTCGCTCGAAGAAATCATCTCGCGTATAGAAAAAGAGTTGATAGAAAAAGCCCTTTTAAAAGCAAACGGTAAACAAACCAGGGCAGCTCAGTTCTTAAAGACAACAAGAAGGGTATTACGTTATAAAATGGGTAAATTAGGCATAACATAG
- the pabC gene encoding aminodeoxychorismate lyase, giving the protein MLYSIFLNNRIIAETEGRLRTLDRGFLYGDGLFETLRTYQKKPFRLEDHITRLTHSAQYLEIPFPYTPQKIRQAIEQLLTRNRLTDAYIRMTLSRGPGVNGLVPARTEYPTFVIHIKPLILYPLSLYKTGASLVVSSIKRSTTCPLSRHKTLNFLTNYLIKKEAIESGAHDAIVLNTDNNITECTVGNIFLIEGNTVITPPLNANILPGITRKIVLELGKKHNIPVTEELFGLERILHADEVFITSSLMEIMPISKINERPVGKSMPGGITKFLLDRYKELTA; this is encoded by the coding sequence ATGCTCTATTCTATCTTCCTAAATAACAGAATCATTGCTGAAACTGAAGGGCGTTTAAGAACCCTGGATCGCGGTTTTCTTTACGGGGATGGCCTTTTCGAAACGTTAAGAACATACCAGAAAAAACCATTCCGGCTGGAAGATCATATTACCCGCCTCACACATTCAGCTCAATATCTTGAGATACCTTTTCCTTACACACCACAAAAAATCCGGCAGGCCATAGAACAACTTCTCACACGAAACCGTTTAACGGATGCTTACATACGGATGACACTTTCCCGTGGTCCCGGTGTTAACGGGCTTGTCCCCGCGAGGACAGAATATCCAACCTTTGTGATCCATATAAAACCACTCATACTCTATCCGCTGTCACTTTACAAAACAGGCGCGTCTCTCGTGGTTTCCTCTATAAAAAGAAGTACTACTTGTCCCCTTTCACGCCATAAGACATTAAATTTTCTGACTAATTACCTTATTAAAAAAGAGGCGATTGAGAGCGGTGCTCATGATGCAATTGTTTTAAATACCGATAATAATATTACTGAATGTACCGTGGGCAATATCTTTCTGATCGAAGGAAATACCGTTATTACTCCACCGTTGAATGCCAACATTCTTCCGGGTATTACACGCAAAATTGTTCTGGAATTAGGCAAAAAACACAACATTCCTGTTACAGAAGAATTGTTTGGATTAGAAAGGATACTCCATGCAGATGAAGTTTTCATCACCAGCTCACTTATGGAAATTATGCCAATTTCAAAGATTAATGAAAGACCAGTGGGAAAATCCATGCCGGGAGGCATAACAAAATTCCTGCTTGACAGATACAAGGAATTAACTGCTTAA
- the pabB gene encoding aminodeoxychorismate synthase component I, protein MLSDEIFIREVNDACPPLEAFNRFVSTTNLFFLDSALPDESFSRYSFLGFNPFLTIKTKDRKITLTDKDGVLETKGNPFEHLRELLKQFSIKDTIESIPFFCGSVGYFGYELYHFIENLDSKTIDDIGLPDMYMGFYNTIIFYDNFLNTCSVIGVDFGIDPLLKDKIAHIAYVLKKPYCPNEPLNNKYHPGSPEPVLHFNFDKKPYLQAIGRIKEYIRAGDVYQVNLSQRIETQIGIPPHELYKKLRSVNPAPYSCYLAFDDIAILSSSPELFLRVSNRHVQTRPIKGTRPRGRDEEADMRMKQDLLTSQKDDAELTMIVDLERNDLGRVCDYGSVKVVEKKTLETYPTVYHLVSTIEGNLQKHYDVIDLLKATFPGGSVTGAPKIRAMQIIDELEPTKRSVYTGAIGYIGFNGNMDLNIAIRTFIVKGRMVYFQVGSGIVADSNEEEEYEETMHKAKALIDSL, encoded by the coding sequence GTGCTGTCAGATGAAATTTTTATTCGGGAAGTCAATGATGCATGCCCTCCTTTAGAGGCATTTAACCGTTTTGTTTCTACGACAAATCTTTTTTTTCTGGACAGCGCTTTGCCTGATGAAAGTTTCTCGAGGTATTCATTTCTTGGTTTTAATCCTTTTTTAACCATAAAAACAAAAGACCGTAAAATCACCCTGACTGATAAAGATGGTGTTCTTGAAACGAAAGGAAATCCATTTGAGCATCTCCGTGAGTTACTAAAACAATTCTCTATTAAAGACACCATTGAATCCATCCCTTTTTTTTGTGGCTCTGTTGGGTATTTCGGTTATGAACTGTATCATTTTATCGAAAACCTGGACAGCAAGACCATTGATGATATCGGATTGCCCGATATGTATATGGGATTTTATAATACCATTATTTTTTATGACAATTTCCTGAATACGTGTTCTGTAATCGGGGTTGATTTTGGCATAGATCCATTACTAAAAGATAAGATAGCACATATTGCTTACGTTTTAAAAAAACCCTATTGCCCGAATGAACCTCTAAATAACAAATATCATCCGGGATCACCTGAACCCGTATTGCATTTCAATTTTGACAAAAAGCCTTATTTGCAGGCAATCGGACGCATCAAGGAGTATATACGAGCTGGTGATGTATACCAGGTTAATCTCTCTCAGCGGATTGAAACACAGATTGGGATTCCGCCTCATGAGCTTTATAAAAAATTGCGATCGGTAAATCCTGCCCCGTACTCATGCTATCTGGCTTTCGATGATATTGCAATTCTCAGTTCATCGCCGGAACTTTTCCTCCGCGTAAGTAACAGGCATGTGCAGACACGCCCGATTAAAGGTACACGGCCTCGCGGGAGAGATGAAGAAGCCGATATGCGTATGAAGCAGGACCTGCTCACCAGTCAAAAAGACGATGCGGAACTTACCATGATCGTTGATTTGGAGCGTAACGACCTCGGACGTGTATGTGATTACGGCTCTGTGAAGGTTGTTGAAAAGAAAACCCTGGAAACCTATCCTACCGTGTATCATCTCGTATCTACTATCGAAGGCAACTTGCAAAAACACTACGATGTAATCGACTTGCTCAAGGCTACCTTCCCTGGGGGGTCGGTTACCGGAGCACCAAAGATCCGTGCCATGCAGATTATCGATGAACTTGAACCAACAAAACGAAGTGTTTATACTGGTGCAATCGGATACATAGGGTTCAACGGAAATATGGATCTCAACATTGCCATACGAACTTTTATTGTGAAAGGCAGGATGGTGTACTTTCAGGTAGGAAGCGGTATTGTTGCAGATTCAAATGAGGAAGAAGAATATGAAGAGACGATGCATAAGGCCAAAGCCCTTATTGATTCACTGTGA
- the xerC gene encoding tyrosine recombinase XerC: MQEDIDKYLSYITYDKNFSSQTLRAYQNDLGQYRLFLMKEGLGNPGEVNRLLLRKYLAFLKQQNYSKTTIARKMVSIRSFYKFLCREGILECNPVENIRTPKMVRKLPEFMNVNDAGILLNQPDLNSLLSIRDKAIMETLYSTGIRVSELAGINSADIDFLNEVVKVRGKGKKERLVPIGNYAIQAIQLYLERRGNSENHALFLNKRGGRLTERSVARMLEKYVKKSGMNKKISPHTFRHSFATHLLDRGADLRSVQELLGHANLSTTQIYTHITTERLKQVYDKTHPRA, encoded by the coding sequence ATGCAAGAAGATATCGATAAATACCTCTCGTATATTACGTACGATAAGAATTTTTCCTCACAAACCCTGCGTGCATATCAGAACGATCTCGGCCAATACCGTTTATTTCTGATGAAGGAAGGATTGGGTAATCCCGGAGAAGTTAATCGCTTATTATTAAGAAAATACCTTGCCTTTCTGAAGCAACAAAACTATTCAAAAACTACCATTGCAAGGAAAATGGTGTCAATACGGTCGTTTTATAAATTTCTCTGCCGTGAAGGCATTCTGGAATGCAATCCCGTTGAAAATATCAGAACGCCAAAAATGGTTAGGAAACTTCCTGAATTCATGAACGTCAATGATGCCGGGATACTTTTAAACCAGCCGGATTTGAATTCACTGTTAAGCATCCGCGACAAGGCGATTATGGAAACCCTCTATAGTACGGGTATAAGAGTAAGCGAACTAGCCGGAATAAACAGTGCTGATATAGACTTCCTGAATGAAGTTGTTAAGGTGAGAGGAAAAGGGAAAAAAGAACGTCTTGTACCTATTGGAAATTATGCTATACAGGCGATACAATTATACTTAGAGAGAAGAGGGAACAGTGAAAACCATGCTCTGTTTTTAAATAAACGGGGAGGGCGCCTTACAGAACGAAGTGTGGCAAGAATGTTGGAAAAATATGTAAAGAAGTCAGGTATGAATAAAAAGATTTCTCCCCATACATTCCGGCACAGTTTTGCGACTCACCTGTTAGACCGTGGTGCAGACCTGCGGTCCGTACAGGAACTCCTTGGACATGCCAACCTTTCCACAACCCAAATTTACACCCATATAACTACAGAGCGATTAAAGCAGGTATACGACAAAACCCATCCCAGGGCATAA
- a CDS encoding HPP family protein gives MFRKKTRTVEGRKIIDVKFEVEKNDKDTERKMVGYLTRLTDFINRSSNRERGKMPLLGEINKVCEYVKKLPRSPQPAIPQREVWLSLWGAFIGVGFTALLAYLWKCPMLLGPFGASAVLIYGAYKAPLAQPRNVLLGHFLAACIGIVVYDFFGTSFWSIGLGVALALVLMTVTYSIHPPAGATAYVAIQTGGLGSGYMYILNPVVLGAFILVLVGVIFNKLGKRDYPAHWW, from the coding sequence ATGTTCAGAAAAAAGACGAGAACTGTTGAAGGCAGGAAGATTATTGATGTTAAGTTTGAGGTCGAAAAAAATGATAAAGATACTGAAAGAAAGATGGTGGGCTATTTAACCCGTTTAACGGATTTTATTAATAGGTCTTCAAATAGGGAGAGAGGAAAAATGCCGCTACTTGGTGAAATAAATAAAGTATGTGAGTATGTAAAAAAGTTGCCTAGGTCACCACAACCTGCAATTCCACAAAGGGAGGTTTGGCTCTCATTATGGGGGGCGTTTATAGGTGTGGGATTTACAGCATTGCTTGCTTATCTATGGAAATGTCCGATGTTATTAGGGCCGTTTGGGGCAAGCGCAGTATTGATTTATGGCGCATACAAGGCGCCACTTGCACAGCCAAGGAACGTTCTTCTGGGACATTTTCTAGCGGCATGTATAGGTATTGTTGTGTATGATTTCTTCGGTACTTCCTTTTGGTCTATTGGTCTCGGTGTTGCGCTTGCCCTTGTGCTCATGACGGTAACGTATTCCATCCATCCACCGGCCGGTGCCACCGCATATGTGGCGATTCAGACCGGTGGCTTGGGTTCCGGGTATATGTATATCCTAAACCCGGTTGTTTTGGGGGCCTTTATTTTGGTTCTAGTCGGTGTTATTTTCAATAAACTTGGAAAGAGAGATTATCCTGCACACTGGTGGTAA
- a CDS encoding PAS domain S-box protein encodes MYISIKNRLIFLLIAFTLLPFVLLRVIAYPRVQSDLREVIIRNLDGIGHKQAELVSNWVHERMMNVRAIAMNPFMAKGAAVTSEDKDYTDIVQFLEVVKNEFGYKGILVSNEKGIITVATEGERTGNDISGTDYFEEALKGKTYVSGIIPSEIPLINEYGEKELGLPTMFVSSPLRDSEGYITGIVALRIDATRLNDLMLSLNLGRTGETYLVSKEGYMLTESRFAGHLREMGLIKKRCALELKLVNQETGKLTTGVLQCISGVNGFDAEGYKDYSGVTVLGVWRWLPEFNWGIITEIDKDEGYGAVYNLNYIVTAVLLILAFPFVLVAYLVGKKLSTPILELTEVTRKMSSGDLSQRVTIQREDEIGELANSFNAMARSLDEKTKEIITSEKRYREIFNSIKEGVYQSEPGVDGVFTFINQAGAEILGYDSPEEVIGMKVKNMYVDTEDRSRLCEKLEKEGVWKEFVSLCKRKNGESFYAERTSSILKDEQGKTIAIYGVFRDISERKKAEAEIIESERRYRLLFDSLREGVYQSEPTVDGVFLWVNQAGAEILGYSSPGEVIGTPVKDMYVNPEDRKAVVEKLLRDGVWKEFSSLCKRKNGEQFYMERTSSLSRDDRGNPVRIDGIFRDITARKKLEMELKESERHHRELLNTLKEGIYQCEPTEDGVFTWINRAGAEILGYSSPSEVIGTRVKDIYVNPDDRRELLEKLEKEGVWKDFTSYCKRKNGERFISERTCNLVRDENGKPVRIEGIFRDITEE; translated from the coding sequence ATGTATATTTCGATTAAAAATCGACTCATTTTCCTATTAATTGCATTTACCCTCTTGCCGTTTGTCTTGCTCAGGGTTATTGCTTATCCCCGTGTGCAATCTGATCTGCGGGAAGTCATTATCCGAAACCTTGATGGTATAGGACATAAGCAGGCAGAATTGGTATCTAATTGGGTCCATGAAAGAATGATGAATGTTCGTGCCATTGCCATGAATCCTTTTATGGCAAAAGGTGCAGCCGTTACAAGTGAAGACAAGGATTATACCGATATCGTTCAATTTCTTGAAGTAGTAAAGAATGAGTTTGGGTATAAGGGGATCCTGGTTAGTAACGAAAAAGGTATAATAACAGTTGCTACGGAAGGGGAAAGGACGGGTAATGATATTTCGGGAACAGATTATTTTGAGGAAGCACTCAAAGGAAAAACTTATGTATCAGGTATTATTCCCTCTGAAATCCCGCTCATCAACGAATATGGGGAAAAGGAACTAGGACTGCCAACGATGTTCGTCTCGTCTCCGTTACGGGACAGTGAGGGTTATATAACAGGTATTGTTGCGTTAAGGATTGATGCAACGAGACTGAACGATTTGATGCTGAGCCTGAATTTGGGCAGAACTGGGGAGACCTATCTGGTAAGTAAAGAAGGTTACATGCTAACTGAGTCCAGATTTGCAGGTCATCTGAGGGAAATGGGTTTAATAAAAAAGAGGTGTGCCCTGGAGTTGAAGCTGGTGAATCAGGAAACGGGGAAATTAACGACTGGTGTTCTGCAATGCATTTCCGGTGTCAATGGTTTTGATGCGGAAGGATATAAAGATTATAGCGGGGTGACTGTTCTGGGCGTATGGAGATGGTTGCCTGAGTTCAATTGGGGGATCATAACAGAGATTGATAAGGATGAAGGCTATGGGGCGGTTTATAATCTTAATTACATAGTGACTGCTGTGCTACTTATACTTGCATTTCCTTTTGTGCTTGTGGCGTATCTTGTCGGCAAAAAACTTTCAACGCCTATTCTCGAACTCACAGAAGTAACAAGGAAGATGTCGTCGGGAGATCTATCACAGCGGGTAACTATTCAAAGAGAAGACGAGATTGGAGAACTGGCGAATTCCTTCAATGCTATGGCAAGGTCCCTTGATGAGAAAACGAAGGAGATCATAACATCTGAGAAAAGATACCGGGAGATATTTAATTCAATCAAGGAGGGTGTTTACCAGTCAGAACCTGGAGTGGATGGAGTATTTACCTTCATTAACCAGGCAGGGGCAGAGATCCTGGGCTATGATTCGCCGGAAGAGGTGATAGGGATGAAGGTGAAGAATATGTATGTAGATACGGAAGACCGGAGCAGGCTCTGTGAAAAACTGGAAAAAGAGGGTGTTTGGAAGGAATTTGTATCTCTGTGTAAGAGGAAAAACGGAGAGAGCTTCTATGCAGAGCGTACGAGTAGTATTCTCAAGGATGAGCAGGGAAAAACCATTGCAATCTATGGGGTATTCAGAGATATTTCGGAAAGGAAAAAGGCTGAGGCAGAGATTATAGAATCAGAGAGACGATATCGGCTACTCTTTGATTCACTCAGGGAAGGGGTTTATCAATCAGAGCCAACGGTAGATGGGGTATTTCTGTGGGTGAATCAGGCCGGGGCAGAAATCCTTGGATATTCGTCGCCCGGTGAAGTGATCGGAACACCGGTAAAGGATATGTATGTTAACCCGGAAGACCGTAAAGCAGTGGTGGAGAAGCTCCTGAGGGATGGGGTATGGAAGGAGTTCTCCTCGCTTTGTAAGAGGAAAAACGGAGAACAATTTTATATGGAACGCACATCAAGCCTTTCAAGGGATGACAGAGGCAACCCTGTGCGGATCGATGGAATATTCAGGGACATTACGGCGCGAAAGAAATTAGAAATGGAGTTAAAAGAATCGGAAAGGCATCACAGGGAATTACTGAATACATTAAAGGAGGGCATATATCAGTGTGAGCCTACAGAAGACGGGGTATTTACTTGGATTAATCGGGCAGGAGCGGAGATACTTGGCTACAGCTCACCTTCAGAAGTAATTGGAACACGGGTAAAGGATATATATGTAAATCCTGATGACCGCAGAGAATTGCTCGAAAAACTGGAGAAGGAGGGAGTGTGGAAAGATTTTACCTCGTATTGTAAAAGGAAAAACGGGGAACGGTTTATTTCTGAAAGAACCTGTAATCTTGTACGTGATGAAAATGGTAAGCCGGTACGAATTGAGGGCATATTCAGAGATATAACAGAAGAGTAA
- a CDS encoding response regulator, with protein sequence MPRVLIIEEQEKLRRLLVNIFKQEGFGICEGIIGKRANELLEKNPYDLIIVGLSGKPAEGCEIVRSIKVSGSLAEVVVIVPKSGYDMDQVVRCGIYDYLIKPFLQKDLIEIGKKALEKKQLADKVRSLEQMMDMDRGNLKRKM encoded by the coding sequence ATGCCAAGGGTCTTAATTATAGAAGAGCAGGAGAAATTACGAAGATTACTGGTGAATATCTTCAAGCAGGAGGGATTTGGTATATGTGAAGGAATTATAGGGAAGAGGGCAAACGAGCTGCTTGAAAAAAATCCATATGATCTCATTATTGTCGGTCTTTCCGGAAAGCCTGCTGAAGGTTGTGAGATCGTGAGGTCGATAAAGGTTTCCGGCAGTTTGGCAGAAGTTGTTGTGATAGTCCCAAAAAGCGGTTACGACATGGATCAGGTGGTTCGTTGCGGTATCTATGATTATCTTATAAAGCCCTTTCTCCAAAAAGACTTAATTGAAATAGGGAAAAAGGCACTTGAAAAAAAACAACTGGCTGACAAGGTAAGAAGTTTGGAACAGATGATGGATATGGACAGAGGTAATTTGAAAAGGAAGATGTAA
- a CDS encoding formate/nitrite transporter family protein, with protein MLYTANVDAIAAVSLKKATALKHSLTGFLTLSVLAGFYVGFGVILAMICAAPVAALNPGIGKIIAGATFGIALSLVIVAGCELFTGYNLLIMKGGFRGTVTIGDAMLGWFWTYLGNLGGSMIFGLMIIMTGIFAADPWRTFLLNVATYKCNAPWWELFFRGIFCNWLVCLAIWSSFRCGGNNSATLIMIWWCLFAFITTGMEHSIANMTILTIANLLPGAAPAVTWGKMFGWNLVPVTLGNIVGGTFFVTFLYWFATYMDERGARKLEALRAAGVTDETRGYRVPSGELKQEEIKDVRVKMKEKE; from the coding sequence ATGTTATATACCGCAAACGTTGATGCAATTGCAGCGGTGTCTCTCAAAAAGGCCACCGCATTGAAACATAGTTTGACAGGATTTTTGACGCTATCTGTATTAGCCGGTTTTTATGTCGGATTCGGTGTTATTCTTGCAATGATTTGTGCGGCTCCTGTTGCAGCACTCAATCCCGGTATTGGGAAAATAATTGCTGGTGCAACCTTTGGTATAGCTTTGTCGCTGGTAATTGTTGCCGGATGCGAGCTGTTTACCGGATATAATTTGTTGATCATGAAAGGTGGGTTCAGAGGTACTGTAACCATAGGTGATGCTATGTTAGGCTGGTTCTGGACCTATCTGGGGAATCTTGGGGGATCAATGATTTTTGGGCTTATGATTATAATGACAGGCATCTTTGCTGCTGATCCATGGCGGACCTTTCTCTTAAACGTTGCTACTTATAAATGTAATGCGCCATGGTGGGAATTATTCTTCAGGGGTATTTTTTGTAACTGGCTGGTGTGTTTAGCGATATGGAGTAGTTTTAGATGTGGAGGTAACAATTCTGCTACACTCATTATGATTTGGTGGTGTCTCTTTGCTTTCATTACAACCGGTATGGAACACAGCATAGCAAATATGACAATATTAACCATTGCAAACCTGCTGCCTGGTGCTGCACCCGCGGTTACCTGGGGGAAGATGTTTGGTTGGAATCTCGTTCCTGTTACCTTGGGGAATATTGTAGGGGGGACATTTTTTGTGACGTTCCTCTACTGGTTTGCTACATATATGGATGAAAGGGGTGCAAGGAAGCTTGAGGCTTTAAGGGCAGCCGGTGTGACCGATGAAACCAGGGGTTACAGGGTTCCGAGCGGGGAGCTTAAACAGGAAGAGATTAAAGATGTTAGGGTGAAGATGAAAGAGAAAGAGTAA